The proteins below come from a single Archangium lipolyticum genomic window:
- a CDS encoding ABC transporter substrate-binding protein — protein sequence MRALKSSADVVVALLIGVSSVAQAQTAEVLHWWTSGGESAALDKVRSAYAAKGGTWKDTPVAGGSNARAAVVNRMIGGKPPTAFMFSIGKQLDELAEQGMVGDVNDAATAGKWDAVLPPLIAKASKYEGKYIAAPVNIHGENWMFYNTAVLKKAKVEVPKTWPEFITAAKTLKAAGVTPIALGGEPWQERILFNSVLLGVGGRDHYLKVYSQLDEAAMKSDTMLEVFKTVAALREFVDEGSPGRKWNLAANMMMKGTAAFYFMGDWAKGELVAAGIEPGTSVGCALAPAKDKGYIMTVDAFAFAKVKDKASLDAQKLMANVIMDPAVQIAFNKRKGSIPVRTDVNDPSFDVCAKLAIETLKDPKAQLASSGLFGLPSSVSGAIDDAISHFWNNRSMTPEQGRAHFMKAIADTK from the coding sequence ATGAGAGCGCTCAAGAGTTCGGCGGATGTGGTGGTGGCCTTGCTGATCGGTGTGTCCTCGGTGGCCCAGGCCCAGACGGCGGAAGTGTTGCACTGGTGGACGTCTGGCGGTGAGTCGGCCGCGCTGGACAAGGTGCGCTCTGCCTATGCCGCCAAGGGCGGCACCTGGAAGGACACGCCGGTGGCCGGTGGCTCCAATGCGCGCGCCGCCGTCGTCAATCGCATGATCGGCGGCAAGCCGCCCACCGCCTTCATGTTCTCGATTGGCAAACAGCTCGACGAGCTGGCGGAGCAGGGGATGGTCGGAGACGTCAACGACGCGGCCACCGCTGGCAAGTGGGACGCCGTGCTGCCGCCCCTGATCGCCAAGGCCTCCAAGTACGAGGGCAAGTACATCGCCGCGCCGGTGAACATCCACGGTGAGAACTGGATGTTCTACAACACCGCCGTCCTCAAGAAGGCCAAGGTCGAGGTGCCCAAGACGTGGCCGGAGTTCATCACGGCCGCCAAGACGCTCAAGGCCGCGGGAGTTACCCCGATCGCGCTCGGTGGCGAGCCGTGGCAGGAGCGGATCCTCTTCAACTCCGTCCTGCTGGGGGTTGGTGGCCGCGACCACTACCTCAAGGTCTACAGCCAGCTGGACGAGGCCGCGATGAAGTCCGACACCATGCTCGAGGTCTTCAAGACGGTCGCGGCGCTGCGCGAGTTCGTCGACGAGGGCAGCCCGGGCCGTAAGTGGAACCTCGCGGCCAACATGATGATGAAGGGCACGGCGGCCTTCTACTTCATGGGCGATTGGGCCAAGGGTGAGCTGGTGGCGGCGGGGATCGAGCCTGGAACGAGCGTCGGCTGCGCGCTCGCCCCGGCCAAGGACAAGGGCTACATCATGACCGTCGACGCGTTCGCCTTCGCCAAGGTGAAGGACAAGGCGAGCCTCGATGCCCAGAAGCTGATGGCCAACGTCATCATGGACCCGGCGGTCCAGATCGCCTTCAACAAGCGCAAGGGCTCCATCCCCGTCCGCACCGACGTGAACGACCCGTCCTTCGACGTCTGCGCGAAGCTGGCGATCGAGACGCTCAAGGACCCGAAGGCCCAGCTCGCGAGCTCCGGCCTGTTCGGCCTGCCCAGCTCGGTGTCCGGCGCCATCGATGATGCCATCTCGCACTTCTGGAACAACCGGTCGATGACGCCCGAGCAGGGGCGCGCGCACTTCATGAAGGCGATTGCCGACACGAAGTAA